The following proteins come from a genomic window of Trifolium pratense cultivar HEN17-A07 linkage group LG4, ARS_RC_1.1, whole genome shotgun sequence:
- the LOC123882141 gene encoding AAA-ATPase At3g50940-like, producing the protein MSSFFSSFSSTSSETNLTTAKTILSTAATVAATAVLIRTVANEFLPMDLREYVFTGIQSLYSHFSSDLTMVIEEFEGLDNNQIYSAAETYLGTVVPPSTKRLRLSKFDHQQNFTLAMEHNQSVTDFFNGVKINWILLCRRVENFSNNRDLTATLKSEIRSLELTFNRKHKAMILNDYIPFILRESKSKKQELKALRIFTVDYQNLYGNLNDAWMGTTLNHPSTFDTLALDRDLREFVIGDLEKFVMRKEYYREVGKAWKRGYLLYGPPGTGKSSLIAAMANYLHFDIYDLELTELSNNAELRRLLIAMPNRSIVVVEDIDCTVEFQDRVAQSRSCRNDKQVTLSGLLNFIDGLWSSCGDERIIVFTTNHKEKLDPALLRPGRMDVHIYMSYCTPYGFRQLAFRYLGIKEHTLFGEIEETIQQALVTPAEVAEQLLKGSETDTTLKDLSNFLRKKKEIQELEAKKREQEEQQLVDERVNEEENINNRSDKVIQHFPPQNCNNGGAV; encoded by the exons ATgtcttcatttttttcttccttctcTTCTACCTCATCAGAGACAAACCTAACCACCGCAAAAACAATCCTCTCAACCGCCGCCACCGTAGCCGCCACCGCAGTACTAATCCGTACAGTCGCCAATGAATTTCTCCCAATGGACCTCCGTGAATACGTATTCACCGGAATCCAATCCCTTTACTCTCATTTCTCCTCCGACCTAACAATGGTAATCGAAGAATTCGAAGGTCTCGATAATAACCAAATCTACTCCGCCGCTGAAACCTATCTCGGCACCGTAGTTCCACCTTCAACAAAACGACTCCGTTTAAGCAAATTCGATCACCAACAAAACTTCACTCTCGCAATGGAACATAACCAATCAGTAACAGATTTCTTCAACGGCGTTAAAATCAACTGGATCCTCTTATGCCGCCGCGTCGAGAATTTCAGCAACAACCGCGATCTAACCGCCACGTTAAAATCAGAAATCCGTTCGTTAGAATTAACATTCAATAGAAAACACAAAGCCATGATTCTCAACGATTACATTCCGTTTATTCTCCGAGAATCAAAATCAAAGAAACAAGAATTAAAAGCTTTACGAATCTTCACCGTTGATTATCAGAATCTGTACGggaatttgaatgatgcgtggATGGGGACGACGCTAAATCATCCTTCAACTTTTGACACGCTGGCACTTGACCGTGATTTACGGGAGTTTGTTATAGGTGATTTGGAAAAGTTTGTTATGAGGAAAGAATATTATAGAGAAGTTGGGAAAGCTTGGAAGAGAGGTTATTTATTGTATGGTCCACCTGGAACTGGGAAAAGTAGTTTGATTGCTGCTATGGCTAATTATTTGCATTTTGATATTTATGATTTGGAATTGACTGAGTTGAGTAATAATGCTGAGTTGAGGAGATTGTTGATTGCTATGCCTAATAGGtctattgttgttgttgaggaTATTGATTGTACTGTTGAGTTTCAGGATCGAGTTGCGCAATCTAGGTCTTGCAGAAATGATAAACAg GTTACACTATCAGGGTTGCTGAATTTTATTGATGGACTATGGTCAAGTTGTGGAGATGAAAGGATTATAGTGTTCACAACGAACCACAAGGAAAAGCTTGATCCAGCTTTGTTGCGCCCCGGCCGCATGGATGTTCATATTTACATGTCCTATTGTACTCCCTATGGTTTTAGACAGTTAGCTTTCCGTTACCTTGGAATTAAAGAACACACCCTATTTGGAGAGATTGAGGAAACAATTCAGCAAGCGCTGGTAACTCCAGCTGAAGTGGCGGAGCAGCTTCTCAAGGGCAGCGAGACCGATACTACTCTTAAAGATCTATCAAATTTTCttagaaagaagaaagaaattcaGGAACTTGAGGCTAAAAAGAGAGAACAAGAGGAGCAGCAGTTGGTAGATGAACgtgttaatgaagaagaaaatatcAACAACAGATCTGACAAAGTAATTCAACATTTCCCTCCTCAAAATTGTAATAATGGTGGAGCAGTTTAA